The following coding sequences are from one Coffea arabica cultivar ET-39 chromosome 11e, Coffea Arabica ET-39 HiFi, whole genome shotgun sequence window:
- the LOC113718721 gene encoding zinc finger protein 4-like — protein MKAPTINLESEEDSEVSSQVASNISTQEVSPGPSKESITSSPSLTHSLDLERDPRPVTLDLTLGFNSSDTDSKGVGENNGEVFPHPPTPGVSRVFSCNYCRRKFYSSQALGGHQNAHKRERTLAKRAMRMNMISDRYASLASLPLHGSAFRSLGIEAHASVHQPIMSSDRPLHAIRGGAKFEQGYFGMPVYMEDDEVEMYWPGSFRQVEGVASNLALNSGQSSSINFVAVAPPPRADSSTTPDLNLKL, from the coding sequence ATGAAGGCACCAACTATTAACCTTGAATCTGAAGAGGATTCTGAGGTGAGCAGTCAAGTTGCCTCCAACATATCCACCCAAGAAGTCTCTCCTGGTCCTTCGAAGGAGAGCATTACTTCTTCACCGTCTCTCACACACTCACTTGATCTAGAAAGGGATCCAAGGCCAGTTACTCTTGACTTGACTCTTGGCTTCAACAGCAGTGATACTGATTCGAAGGGTGTTGGTGAGAATAATGGTGAAGTATTTCCTCATCCCCCAACTCCAGGAGTGTCCAGGGTATTCTCCTGTAACTATTGTAGGCGCAAGTTCTATAGCTCGCAGGCATTAGGCGGTCATCAAAATGCACACAAGAGGGAGAGGACACTTGCAAAGAGGGCCATGCGGATGAATATGATATCAGATCGCTATGCCAGCTTGGCATCTCTTCCCCTTCATGGATCTGCATTTCGGTCTTTGGGCATTGAAGCTCATGCTTCGGTGCACCAACCAATTATGTCATCAGATAGGCCTCTCCATGCAATAAGAGGCGGAGCAAAGTTTGAACAAGGTTATTTTGGTATGCCAGTGTATATGGAAGATGATGAAGTAGAAATGTACTGGCCTGGCAGTTTCCGACAAGTTGAAGGAGTTGCCAGCAATCTGGCTTTGAATTCTGGGCAAAGTTCCAGCATCAATTTTGTAGCAGTGGCACCACCGCCTAGAGCAGACTCATCAACAACACCTGATCTAAATTTGAAACTTTGA